The following coding sequences lie in one Buchnera aphidicola (Stegophylla sp.) genomic window:
- the truB gene encoding tRNA pseudouridine(55) synthase TruB yields MHGILLLDKPSGISSNQVLQQIKKIFYFSKLGYSGILDPLASGILPILIGEGTKFSKYLENSIKTYHVILKLGQSTSTYDSEGVIVENKIINFSDCEFYNFLNMFKGHITQLPPMYSSVKYQGIQLYKYARKNFIVPRILRKIYIYKLECIKRYDNFVELKIVCSKGTYVRTLVHDLGQMLKCGAHVIFLRRLQIASYNIQDSITLKKIYKLKRCYSILKNYDIFLKLIIPLKVIFFALPEIRFFSPVILQKKNKICFILYRHEGIIRITIEKSKDMFIIGHINKFGTLVSCKILNID; encoded by the coding sequence ATTCATGGCATATTATTATTAGATAAACCTTCAGGAATATCATCTAATCAAGTATTACAACAAATAAAAAAAATTTTTTATTTTAGTAAATTAGGTTACTCAGGAATTTTAGATCCATTAGCATCTGGAATATTACCTATACTAATTGGAGAAGGAACAAAATTTTCCAAGTATTTAGAAAATTCTATTAAGACATATCATGTTATTTTAAAATTAGGACAAAGTACTTCTACATATGATTCAGAAGGTGTCATTGTAGAAAATAAAATAATTAATTTTAGTGATTGTGAATTTTATAATTTTTTAAATATGTTTAAAGGTCATATTACTCAACTGCCTCCTATGTATTCATCAGTAAAATATCAAGGTATTCAATTATATAAATATGCAAGAAAAAATTTTATTGTTCCTCGTATTTTACGTAAAATTTATATATATAAATTAGAATGTATAAAACGTTATGATAATTTTGTTGAATTAAAAATTGTTTGTTCTAAAGGGACATATGTTAGAACATTAGTACATGATTTAGGACAAATGTTAAAATGTGGTGCTCATGTAATTTTTTTACGAAGATTACAGATTGCTTCATATAATATTCAAGATTCTATAACTTTAAAAAAAATATATAAATTAAAACGGTGTTATTCTATATTAAAAAATTATGATATTTTTTTAAAATTAATTATACCTTTAAAAGTTATTTTTTTTGCTTTACCAGAAATAAGATTTTTTTCTCCTGTAATATTACAAAAAAAAAATAAAATTTGTTTTATTTTATATCGACATGAAGGCATCATTAGAATTACTATAGAAAAATCTAAAGATATGTTTATTATAGGACATATTAATAAATTTGGCACATTAGTGTCATGTAAAATATTAAATATTGATTAA
- the rbfA gene encoding 30S ribosome-binding factor RbfA, whose amino-acid sequence MKSFQKFNRKNIKRSIRVSNILKQEISLILKKYIKDPRINFFITISMVRISHDLSCAKIFFSYLGANQHFMKNTHNINHIPKIMQILQHSSSYIRKILSRNLHLRIIPSLIFCYDDSLISGIKISNLINRVLK is encoded by the coding sequence ATGAAATCATTTCAAAAATTTAACAGAAAAAATATTAAACGTTCTATTCGTGTTTCAAATATATTAAAACAAGAAATATCATTAATATTAAAAAAATATATTAAAGATCCTAGAATAAATTTTTTTATTACTATCTCTATGGTTAGAATATCACATGATTTATCTTGTGCAAAAATATTTTTTAGTTATTTAGGGGCAAATCAACATTTTATGAAAAATACTCATAATATAAATCATATTCCAAAAATTATGCAAATATTACAACATTCTTCTAGTTATATTCGAAAAATATTATCTAGAAATCTTCACTTGAGAATAATACCATCTTTAATATTTTGTTATGATGATTCTTTAATTTCAGGGATCAAGATATCTAATTTAATTAATAGGGTATTAAAATAA
- the infB gene encoding translation initiation factor IF-2 translates to MDFQTVSLISNNMGYNVIIKNENKSKKALKNNQKVLNKKCIKKVRPPVVTIMGHVNHGKTTLLDCIRSSNVADHEFGGITQHINAYHVKTKKGVITFLDTPGHDAFTSMRSRGVKITDIIVLVIAGDDGVKPQTIEVIRYAQESNVPILVAISKIDKPESNPEKIKKELMKYNILPEEWGGQNIFVNISSKNRESINELLDSILLQSELLELTAIYSGLASGMIIESYLDKNKGVISTILVQQGILKKGDVILCGLEYGKIRSIQDSFGCELQSSEPSIPVKILGFSGVPISGDFFTIIEHEKKAREISISRKKKFREMKLYKTKKITIDNIFDNLNNKNNVFLNIILKTDVQGSLEAILYSLNNIQHKNVSIKIVYANVGNITETDVSLALTSKSIIIAFNVQVNISIKYMIINKNIDIRYYSVIYNLIDDLKSIVLGLLSPQYNKKIMGIAEVRNIFKSSKSVIAGCMVTKGIIKRYNHIHLIRNNLIIHEGELESLRHFKQDIKEVNTGKECGLSIKNCNDMNIGDIIKSFEVIKLKI, encoded by the coding sequence TGATTATTAAAAATGAAAATAAATCTAAAAAAGCGTTAAAAAATAATCAAAAAGTTTTAAATAAAAAGTGTATAAAAAAAGTTCGACCTCCTGTAGTGACTATTATGGGTCATGTAAACCATGGTAAAACAACTTTATTAGATTGTATACGTTCTTCTAATGTTGCTGATCATGAATTTGGAGGTATTACACAGCATATAAATGCATATCATGTCAAAACAAAAAAAGGAGTAATTACTTTTCTTGATACTCCTGGACATGATGCATTTACCTCTATGCGTTCTCGGGGGGTAAAAATAACAGATATTATTGTTTTAGTGATTGCTGGTGATGATGGAGTAAAACCGCAAACAATAGAAGTTATTCGTTACGCTCAGGAATCGAATGTTCCTATACTGGTTGCTATTAGTAAAATTGATAAACCAGAGTCTAATCCTGAAAAAATTAAAAAAGAATTAATGAAATATAATATTTTGCCAGAAGAATGGGGAGGACAAAATATATTTGTTAATATATCATCAAAAAATCGTGAAAGTATAAATGAATTATTAGATTCAATATTATTACAATCTGAATTACTAGAACTCACTGCTATTTATTCTGGTTTAGCTTCAGGCATGATAATTGAATCGTATCTTGATAAAAATAAAGGTGTTATATCTACGATTTTAGTACAACAAGGAATTTTAAAGAAAGGTGATGTTATATTATGTGGTTTAGAATATGGTAAAATACGTTCTATTCAAGATTCTTTTGGATGTGAATTACAATCATCTGAACCATCAATTCCTGTAAAAATATTAGGATTTTCTGGTGTTCCAATAAGTGGAGATTTTTTTACTATTATTGAACATGAAAAAAAAGCACGTGAAATTTCTATATCTAGAAAAAAAAAATTTAGAGAAATGAAGTTATATAAGACAAAAAAAATAACTATAGACAATATATTTGATAATTTAAATAATAAAAATAATGTTTTTTTAAATATTATATTGAAAACTGATGTCCAAGGATCATTAGAAGCAATTTTATATTCTTTAAATAATATTCAACATAAAAATGTAAGTATTAAAATTGTTTATGCTAATGTTGGAAATATTACAGAAACTGATGTTTCTTTAGCATTAACATCAAAATCTATTATTATTGCTTTTAATGTACAAGTAAATATTTCAATCAAATATATGATTATAAATAAAAATATTGATATTCGTTATTATTCAGTAATATATAATTTAATAGATGATTTAAAATCAATTGTTTTAGGATTATTATCTCCTCAATATAATAAAAAAATTATGGGTATTGCGGAAGTGAGAAATATATTTAAATCTTCTAAATCTGTCATTGCAGGATGTATGGTAACAAAAGGTATTATAAAACGTTATAATCATATTCATCTAATTCGTAACAATCTTATTATACATGAAGGTGAATTAGAGTCATTAAGACATTTTAAACAAGATATTAAAGAAGTGAATACTGGTAAAGAATGCGGTCTTAGTATAAAAAATTGTAATGATATGAATATTGGTGATATAATCAAATCATTTGAAGTAATAAAGTTAAAAATATAA